The Phycisphaerae bacterium genomic interval CAGCCCTTGTCCTGCCCGATCTCGAAGACGGTGACGCTGTTGGGGTGCGAGAGCCGGGCGGCCGAACGCGCCTCCTGGACGAACTGCTCGAGCCGGTAGGTCCGCTTCTGGTCGCGGATGAACTGGCGGGCGAGGATCTTAAGGGCGACGTCGCGCCGCAGGTCCGGGTCGTGGGCGCAGAACACCACGCCCATCGCGCCCTTGCCGAGAAAGTCGGTGATCTGGAACCGGCCGAGGTTGTGGCCGACCCAGCTTCGATCGTCATTCAGGGAGATGCTGGTGGAGGAGAGATCCTGTGAGCCGTGGTTCGGGCCGGAACCTTCGCCGGAAAGGCCGGAGGCGCTGCCGGCGGTGGCTCCCGTGCCCAGGTCGGTGGTGTCGCCGGTACCCGCCTCGTCGGACGGCTGGGCGAACCAGACGTTCCCGCAATCCCGGCAGCGGACCTTCTTGCCCAAAAACCGATTGGCGATGCGGTATTTCTTTCCGCAGCTCGGGCAGGTTGAAATAAACGTATCCTGCGGGGCCGATGCCATGCCCTACACCCCGTCGTCCGGCTTCGGGTCTTTGAGGAACTGAAAATAGTTAAACGGCATATCTATCATATTCTAGGCGGTATTACTACAAAAAACCGCTTCAAAATCACTCGCCTTCGGGGCGGCCCTGGCCGCGAAGTTTCTGGCGAATCCTCTGATCGACGAGGGGCGGCACCAGCGAAGAGACGTCGCCGCCCATGGTGGCGACTTGCTTGATAAGGGTGCTTGAAGTCAAGGCGTACTGATCGCCCGTTAACAGAAAGAGCGTCTCGACTCCCCCGGCCAGGCGATTGGTATTGGCCTGCTGGAGTTCATATCTTAGATCGACCGTATCGCGGATGCCCTTTACGATCACGCCGCCGCCGATGCTCCGGACGAAGTCGATGGTCAGTCCCTCGTAGGCCCGCACCTCGACGTTCGGAATGTCGCGGACCAGCTCGCGGATCAGTTCGACCCGTTCGGATTTGCTGAACAGTTCAGCCTTCTCGGGATTGGTGCCGACGGCGACGATGAGCTTGCTGAAGATGGCGGCGCCGCGCCGGATGATGTCCAGATGCCCGTCGGTGACGGGATCGAAGACCCCGGAAAAGACGGCGGTCAGCGGTTTGCCGGCGGTCTGGTCGGACATGGCGCTTCCTCAACAAATGTACGCTGCAAGACCCTGACGGTTCGATGCGCCCGGACCGGAGCGGATGATGGGGCTGCTCTGCGTCCCGGACTACGAATTCGAAACGCCCACTCTACCGATCTGCCGCGGGGTAATCAAGCCCACGAGTTGGTCGTTGTCGATCACCGCGATGCAGGCCAGGTCCTGGGCGGTCATGGCCTCCAGGACCGAAGCCAGGCTGTCGATCGGGGAACAGAAGACCACGTTGCGGTCCAGAAGCTGGGCGGCCAGCGGTTCGGGAGTCTGCGACCGGTCGAGGCTCCGCAGGCGGTCATAGCTGATCAGGCCCAACAGCGTGTGGTCGTCGTAGACGGGCAGAACGTCCTGCCCGGCCTGGATCATCAAATTGCGCAGGACCGAAGCGGGCTGGTCGGCCCGGGCCCGGACGAAATTGGTCAGCATGACGCGGAACGCCGGGACGTTGGCCAGAACGGCTTTGAAACCGGCGGCGCGGCTCTCAGCCTGGGCGCCGAAGTACACGAACACGGCGATGATCATCAGAACAAACCGGGACGACAGGACGGCCAGGACGAACAGGATAATGGCGATGACCTGGCCGACGCGGGTGGCCAGACGCGTGGCCTTCTCGAAGCCGATCCGGCTCCAGAGCCCCGCCCGCAGCAGCCGCCCGCCGTCGAGCGGGAAGGCGGGCACGAGATTGAAACCGCCCAGAAACAGGTTGAGCGTCGCCAGGAGCAGCAGGATCGGAGCGGCTTCGTGGTGGTCGAGGGCCAGGCTGAAGATCTGCGGGCCGTGGAGCACGTAGGCTAGGCCCGCCAGCCCGCCGGCCAGGCCGAAGCTGACCGCCGGCCCGGCCAGGGCGATCAGGAACTCAGCCCCGGGCGAATGCGGCAGGCTTCGCATCGCGGCCATGCCGCCGATGGGCAACAGGGTGATCGACTCGACGACCACGCCGTAGCGCCGGGCCATGAGGCAGTGGCCCAGCTCGTGCAGCAGGATACAGAGGAAGACCACGCCGACCAAGCCCACGCCGATCAGGGAATCGAGAAAGCTCTCGCCCCGCCACAGCCAGGCCCCCGCCGCCAGAAGCAGCAGGAACGTGGCATGGACGCGGATCGGAATACCGAAAAGTGTTGCAACGCGTACGGACCAATTCATAATGATGGCTCCACCGGTATTCTAGCGGGCTTGGCCGGTGGATCAACAGACGTTCGACCGTTGTTAGAAAGAAGGAGACGGCGATGGCGGCGTTGAGCGTGCCTCTGGCGAAACCGAAACCGGACATCGAGCGGATGGTGGCGGTGATCATGGGCGAGCGTCCAGCCGACCCGCCGCCGCTGGTCGAGTACATCATCGACGACGTCCACCTGGAGGCCCTGACCAGGCGCCTGGGCCGCACGTGGGTGCCGCCGGCCGACCCCGGCTTGATCAAAGACGGGCGCTCAGCCGAGGCGTATCTGGACAACTTCATCGAGTGCTGGTACCGCCTGGGCTACGACTACGTCCGGATCGAACGCGGCGCGGGCTTTACCGTGGCGTCCGAGACGGCTGAGGACGAGACCCGTCAGGACCAGCACCGCGGCTGGGTGGACACCGAGCGCGGCCTGATCAGTTCGTGGGAGGACTTCGAGCGCTATCCGTGGCCGACCGTCACCGACGAGAAGCTGGCCGATATCGCGTACGTCAACGACCACCTGCCCGAGGGCATGGGCCTGATCTCGTCGCACGCCGCCAACCAGTACGAGCACCTCTCGTTCATCATGGGCTACGAGAACCTCTGCATCCAGCTCTACGAGCAGCCGGACCTGGTCCAGGCGGTCGCGGACCGGATCGGCGGCATTCTCGAGGAGTTCTACCAGCGGCTGGTGCAGTTCGAGAACCTCGCGGTGGTCTGGCCGGGCGACGACATGGGCTTCAAGACCGCGACGCTGGTCCGGCCGGAACAGCTTCGGCAGTACGTCCTGCCGCACCACAAGCGGTTCGCCGAAATCGCCCACGGCGCGGGCAAACCGTACTTCCTCCACTCCTGCGGCCACGTGTTCAGCGTCATGGAGGACCTGATCGAGGACGTTAAGATCGACGCCAAGCATTCGTTTGAGAACGCGATCCTGCCGGTCGCCGAGTTCCAGAAGCGCTACGGCGACCGGATCGGCGTGCTCGGCGGCGTCGACGTGGACGTGCTGACCGCCCGATCGGCCGACGAGATCCGCAAGGAAACCCGTCGCCTGATCGACACCTGCGGCCCGCGCGGCCGCTACGCGATCGGCTCGGGCAACTCGATCCCGAGTTACGTGCCGCTGGACCACTACCTGACGATGCTCGATGAGGCGCTGAAGCGGTAGGACAGGCGACTCGGCGCCTTGGACGCGGCCATAACAGCGAAAGGTCACTCAAAAACCGGGAACTTGGACCAGTCCAGGCCTTCCGGTTCGGCGCGAGGACGCTCCTTCCGGGCGGCCTCCACTCGGGTACGCAGTGCCCGCGTACGCTTGCGGAAATGCGCGGCTTTCTCCGGTCCGGTCATTGTTGCGATCTCGTCCTGCACCGCCTGTCCGCACTCGTGCATCATTTCCACGCAATCAAACTTCTTCGTCTTCTTCACTGCCAATCACCTCCAACGGCGTCCATATTGCGATGGCCGCATGTCCCTTCAATACATTCACCGCGTTGTACTTCGGGACTTTCTGAAAATGGACAATGTGCTTGAAGTTCCAACTGACCAGAACGCCGCATTTGGCCACCGTCGCCACGGCCACGTGCAGAGCATCGCTGGCGTATCTTTCCGATACGATTCCGGCGGCCAGATACGCGGACTGAAGGCTGATGGCCTCCTCCGTGGCTTCCACCACTTCGGTCCGATCCAGGATCTTGTCGAAAAGGGTCTGGACCTCACTCGGAGCCTTGCGGATTTCTTCTTCCACGAGACCGGACGTCACCAGACAAAATGTTCCGCGATAGGCTTGATCGAAGAAGACACGACTTGCCTCAGCGAACTCCCTGTCAAAGACTCCGCCGAAGACGGACGTGTCGACGTAGATACGAATGACTTCCCTGCCCATCTCTGTCACACCAAGCGCTCTCAAACGATCTCGTCTCCGGTCATACCCCGTCGCCTCATCTGACATACCTATGTGCAACGGGGGCTACAGATTCCCACCGATCATGTGCCACCATTATTAATTCTATGTAAACCAGGGCTTGCTGGCAAGGCCTGATGTCGCCCCACAGGTTCAGGAAGAAGGCCACACCGGAGCGTCGCCGCCGCGAGGCGGGATACGGCGAAATGCCATAGGTTTGATTGCCGATCCGCGGGTCGTTAGAATGGGTTCCGCGGCACGCGGCTGGATCGCGCCCGCCTGTAGTTTATCAGTGAGACGGATGAGGAGACTTCCATGCTGCTGGCGTCTCGTGGATTGACGGAAGGGTATTTAAGCGAGAGCGAAACGTATTCGCTGCTCGAAAAGGCGTTGGGACAGGCGGACCTGGCGGGCAAGAAGGTGCTGGTGCTGATCCCCGACGCCACCCGCTCGTGCCCGCTGCCCATGCTGTTCCGCCAGGTGGTCGAGCTGGCCGGCGCGCGGGCGGCGAAACTCGATTTCCTGATCGCCCTCGGCACCCATCAGCCGATGTCCGAGGCGAGAATCGACGAGCTGGTCGGCCGCAACGATCCCAAATGCCCAGCCGCGTGCAAAAAGATCAAAGTCCACAACCACCTATGGAGCGAACCGGGCACATTCAAGCACTTCGGCACGATCCCAGCCAAGCGGATCGGCCAGATCACCGGCGGCCTGATGAGCCAGGACGTGCCGGTGGGCCTCAACAAGATGATCGAGGATTACGATCAGCTTATGATCCTGGGTCCGACGTTTCCGCACGAGGTGGTCGGCTTTTCCGGCGGCCTCAAGTACCTGTTTCCCGGAATCGCCGACTGGGAGATCATCAACTTCTTCCACTGGCTCGGCGCCGTCATCACGTGCATCAAGATCATCGGCACGATGGACACGCCGGTGCGCGAGGTCATCAACGAAGCGGCGCGGCACGTGCCGCGGCCGATCCTCAACGTCGACCTGGTGGTTCGCGACGGCCGGCTGGCCGGGTGCTTCGTGGGTGAGCCGAAGGAGGCGTGGCGGGCCGCGGCCGAGCTCTCCCAGCGGCTGCACATCGTCTACAAGGAAAAGCCCTACAAGACGGTGCTGGGCATCGCGCCGGAGATGTACGACGATCTCTGGACGGGCGGCAAGGTGATGTACAAGCTCGAACCGATCGTCGCCGACGGCGGCGAGCTGATCATCTACGCCCCGCACATGACCGAGATCTCCTACACGCACGGGGTGCACCTTGACCGGATCGGCTACCACGTGCGCGACTACTTCCTCAAGCGGATGGAGCGGTTCGCCGACGTGCCGGGCGGCGTGACGGCCCACTCGACCCACGTGCGCGGATTGGGCACGTTCGAGAACGGCGTGGAAAAACCGCGGGTCACGGTGACGCTGGCGACGGGAATCCCGCGCGAGCGGACCGAAAAGGTGGCGCTGAACTACCGCGACCCAGCCGGCATCGACGTCGATTCCTATCGCGGCCGCGAGAACGAGGGAATCCTGGTGGTCGATCACGCCGGCGAAGTCCTCCATCGGCTGCGCGAACCGGAAAAACACATCACCATACCCGATTGACGTTCATCCGCCCAGCCGGGCAGGGAATCCTTGCGTTGGCCACGGCGGCTGAACGATAATAACGGCGGTTTTGGGACCGGCTTCCATGGAGGCCGGAGCTGCGCAAATCAGACTTTTTCACGGGGAGATGCGAATATGCCCGGAGAGCTGTTTCAACTGCGGCACAAAAAGGCGCTGGTGACCGGCGGCAGTCGCGGACTGGGTCTGGCGGTAGCCAAAGGGCTGGCCCATCACGGAGCGGACGTGGCCATCGTCGCCCGCGACAAGGAGCCGTTGCGCCAGGCCTATCGCGAGATCGAAAGCTACGGCGGCGGCGCGGTGTTCACCTTCTCGTTCGACCTGCACCACA includes:
- the coaD gene encoding pantetheine-phosphate adenylyltransferase, which translates into the protein MTAVFSGVFDPVTDGHLDIIRRGAAIFSKLIVAVGTNPEKAELFSKSERVELIRELVRDIPNVEVRAYEGLTIDFVRSIGGGVIVKGIRDTVDLRYELQQANTNRLAGGVETLFLLTGDQYALTSSTLIKQVATMGGDVSSLVPPLVDQRIRQKLRGQGRPEGE
- a CDS encoding CBS domain-containing protein, whose translation is MNWSVRVATLFGIPIRVHATFLLLLAAGAWLWRGESFLDSLIGVGLVGVVFLCILLHELGHCLMARRYGVVVESITLLPIGGMAAMRSLPHSPGAEFLIALAGPAVSFGLAGGLAGLAYVLHGPQIFSLALDHHEAAPILLLLATLNLFLGGFNLVPAFPLDGGRLLRAGLWSRIGFEKATRLATRVGQVIAIILFVLAVLSSRFVLMIIAVFVYFGAQAESRAAGFKAVLANVPAFRVMLTNFVRARADQPASVLRNLMIQAGQDVLPVYDDHTLLGLISYDRLRSLDRSQTPEPLAAQLLDRNVVFCSPIDSLASVLEAMTAQDLACIAVIDNDQLVGLITPRQIGRVGVSNS
- a CDS encoding type II toxin-antitoxin system VapC family toxin; translation: MRIYVDTSVFGGVFDREFAEASRVFFDQAYRGTFCLVTSGLVEEEIRKAPSEVQTLFDKILDRTEVVEATEEAISLQSAYLAAGIVSERYASDALHVAVATVAKCGVLVSWNFKHIVHFQKVPKYNAVNVLKGHAAIAIWTPLEVIGSEEDEEV
- a CDS encoding DUF2088 domain-containing protein, producing the protein MLLASRGLTEGYLSESETYSLLEKALGQADLAGKKVLVLIPDATRSCPLPMLFRQVVELAGARAAKLDFLIALGTHQPMSEARIDELVGRNDPKCPAACKKIKVHNHLWSEPGTFKHFGTIPAKRIGQITGGLMSQDVPVGLNKMIEDYDQLMILGPTFPHEVVGFSGGLKYLFPGIADWEIINFFHWLGAVITCIKIIGTMDTPVREVINEAARHVPRPILNVDLVVRDGRLAGCFVGEPKEAWRAAAELSQRLHIVYKEKPYKTVLGIAPEMYDDLWTGGKVMYKLEPIVADGGELIIYAPHMTEISYTHGVHLDRIGYHVRDYFLKRMERFADVPGGVTAHSTHVRGLGTFENGVEKPRVTVTLATGIPRERTEKVALNYRDPAGIDVDSYRGRENEGILVVDHAGEVLHRLREPEKHITIPD